The proteins below come from a single Ictidomys tridecemlineatus isolate mIctTri1 chromosome 8, mIctTri1.hap1, whole genome shotgun sequence genomic window:
- the LOC144366108 gene encoding uncharacterized protein LOC144366108: protein MGSHFKCPLLFCFVFVLTFLSLEMSKREEKPLTSEEKLFASEEQIGRKDGCTRQEDRKADIMILCGSIFIGFCLGFICCYLAGLYYSRNTESAISKKQTERLLSKLLEEGGFPVKSRAVRAYVDIIQKYSPWLFKEELLDISQWNHHGEDLKRIEKNNPGTLPVGTLPLWTNVSGLLSPKPSVQTEVEEEEDILIQVEEEVSQVSQKEEKIQVKKKVFRDSETEEGSLEQKNLSGEKLKQETANKTFLLESVSVQPTAPPLQETATNSILSPEGVSVQPTAPPLLETATNSTLSPEGISVQSTAPPPYAKRLPTPAVDSWDPETGSQVCPVFEVGGQRTYQGLNFKSVKELKEAVTTYGPQAPFTVSLVESITNLSMTPADWASMCKAVLNGGQYLLWKVANEEFCKETASRNAAAGYPQRNLDMLLGKGPYEDRQQQNAYDPGVYSQIAIDAVRAWKTLQEHGGLQGQLSKIIKGANEPYAEFVDRLIQTATRVFGNTEQAMPFIKQLAYDQANRWCRDIIRPWKQEDLNTYIKLCRDINEQGQIVAAAVKQALDARDINEQGQIVAAAVKQALDARDINEQGQIVAAAVKQVLDARDINEQGQIVAAAVKQALDARPRTCYNCQQTGHFKRNCPIGGGFNKTRYQTSRIPGICPRCRRGRHWANECRSQTTIEGTPLYWANEYHPQTTIEGTPLSKNEQGQGVYPQYRGQRHRAPLPKNGQVAPMLRGHKPQIYGALEEPSNPSNPIRVVPSTSDPSSDKPKGAQGWTSAPPPNQY, encoded by the coding sequence atgggtagccattttaagtgtcctcttttgttttgcttcgtttttgttttaactttcctgtccctggagatgagtaagagggaagaaaaaccactcacatctgaggaaaaactatttgcgtctgaggaacagatagggagaaaggacggatgcacacgtcaggaggatagaaaggctgatataatgattttgtgtggttccatttttattggattctgtctcggttttatttgctgttatcttgctgggttgtattatagtagaaatacggaatcagcaattagtaaaaaacaaaccgaaagactgttaagtaaattgttagaggaaggaggcttcccagtaaaatcaagagcagtcagggcatacgttgatataatacaaaaatatagcccatggctttttaaggaggagctgttagatatatcacaatggaaccatcatggtgaagatttaaaaagaatagaaaagaacaacccagggactctgccagttggcacattgccattgtggacgaacgtatctggtttgcttagtccaaagccttcagttcagacagaggtagaggaagaagaagacatattgattcaagtagaagaggaagtctctcaagttagtcagaaagaggaaaagattcaagtaaaaaagaaggtctttcgagatagtgagacagaggaaggaagtttagagcagaaaaatctatcaggggaaaagttaaaacaggagactgctaataagacctttttattagagagcgtaagtgtccaaccaacagcaccacctctacaggagactgctactaacagcattctatcaccagagggcgtaagtgttcaaccaacagcgccacctctactggagactgctactaacagcactctatcaccagagggcataagtgtccaatcaacagcaccacctccatatgctaagagactcccaacccccgcagttgatagttgggatcctgagacaggatctcaagtatgccctgtatttgaggtaggagggcagcgaacttaccagggtttaaatttcaaatcagtgaaggagctaaaagaggctgtaacaacctatggtcctcaagcacccttcactgtaagcttggtcgaatccattaccaacttaagcatgacgccagcagattgggctagtatgtgtaaagctgtgctaaatggaggacaatacctgttatggaaggttgccaatgaggaattttgcaaggagacggctagtcgaaatgcagcagctggttatcctcagagaaatctagatatgttgttaggaaagggaccttatgaggatcggcagcaacaaaatgcatatgatcctggtgtatattcacaaattgctatagatgcagtcagggcatggaagactttacaagaacatggaggtttacaaggtcaattatctaagataataaaaggagctaatgaaccttacgctgaatttgtagataggcttattcaaacagctaccagagtttttgggaatacagaacaagcaatgccatttataaaacaactggcttatgaccaagcgaatcgttggtgtagagatatcattagaccatggaaacaggaagatttaaacacatatattaaattatgtagagacattaatgaacaagggcaaattgtggcagctgcagtaaaacaagctttagatgccagagacattaatgaacaagggcaaattgtggcagctgcagtaaaacaggctttagatgccagagacattaatgaacaagggcaaattgtggcagctgcagtaaaacaggttttagatgccagagacattaatgaacaagggcaaattgtggcagctgcagtaaaacaggctttagatgccaggccaagaacatgctacaattgtcaacaaacaggacattttaaaaggaattgccccataggaggagggtttaacaaaactaggtatcaaacaagtagaataccgggtatttgcccacgatgccgtagagggagacattgggctaatgaatgccgttctcaaaccaccatagagggtactccattatattgggctaatgaataccatcctcaaaccaccatagagggtactccattatcaaaaaacgaacaaggacaaggtgtttatccacaatatcgtggacaaaggcatcgggctccgttgccaaaaaatggacaggtggccccaatgctccggggccacaaaccacaaatatacggagcactggaggaacccagcaaccccagcaaccccatcagggtagtgcccagcacatcagatccctcatcagacaaaccaaagggagcgcagggttggacatctgcgcctccaccaaatcagtactaa